In the Dysgonomonas mossii genome, TTATATCTGTTTATATAAAAAATCCTGCCTCTTTTCGGGAAGCAGGATCACAATACCGTGTTGATAAATATAAGTTCTATTTTATTGCTGTCAGATTATCTTTTGAATTCACCTGCACTACTGCCAACAATTCACCCTGTGCATCATATATGTGTTGCAAGTGTTGAGACTGTAACGACCATGTAGATATACCCTGATCCCATGTTGTGTAAGCAATATCTACCACTTGTCCTTTATTGTTATATTCATAACTGTACTTTTGAACTCCTACCCAACCTTCTTTATCTACCCATTTGTAAAGTATTCTTTCTTGTAAAGAACCATCAGTACTATATTTATATACTGTTTTGTCCAACGCCTTCGAGGTTTCTTTATCTACCGTTACGTACTCTTTCGTTTTGTCGTCATTATTGCTATAAACTCTGGTTTTAGGACTCCCTGCATATGCATTTGCTACAGATAATAATACGACTAAAAGTGATGTTAATATTGTTGTTCTCATGACTGTATTTACTTTAAATATTTCTTAATCTTTTTACAAATTATTTGAAAAGCGCTTCTATACATAAGACGATAATCTGGAGAATATAGTTACAACTTTTTTCTGTTTTTTTGAAACAAATACATAAAGCGCTAGAAAACAGAATCTTTACAGAGTAAACAATTTAT is a window encoding:
- a CDS encoding DUF3836 domain-containing protein — its product is MFKVNTVMRTTILTSLLVVLLSVANAYAGSPKTRVYSNNDDKTKEYVTVDKETSKALDKTVYKYSTDGSLQERILYKWVDKEGWVGVQKYSYEYNNKGQVVDIAYTTWDQGISTWSLQSQHLQHIYDAQGELLAVVQVNSKDNLTAIK